Proteins co-encoded in one Puntigrus tetrazona isolate hp1 chromosome 20, ASM1883169v1, whole genome shotgun sequence genomic window:
- the evlb gene encoding enah/Vasp-like b isoform X2 encodes MIMDINVPAHRFYFPQIYCEPGAPLADIKISEQSICQARASVMVYDDTSKKWVPIKPGQQGFSRINIYHNTSSNTFRVVGVKLQDQQVVINYSIVKGLKYNQATPTFHQWRDARQVYGLNFASKEEATTFSNAMLFALNLLSSQDGGPAVQRQVQNGPSSEELEVQRRQMEMQQQQMQAHIERERRSSNSGSPFQGHPAVLSVAPPIVAPPPLLMGGPCPPPPPPPGPPPPSAGAPPPPPPPLPVGGYGGHAQDDSNAPTGLAAMIAGAKLRRVQRPEENSTSGAKNEANRTSGGSGGLMEEMNALLARRRKAADEKKDGESQNNASDAVKKPWDRANSAERSSLVSRVRPVGSIGDSDALDFDRMKQEILEEVVRELHKVKDEIIDAIRHELSRISTT; translated from the exons ATGATCATGGATATTAACGTCCCAGCTCACCGCTTCTATTTCCCACAGATCTACTGTGAGCCCGGAGCGCCGCTCGCCGACATCAAGATCAG TGAGCAGAGCATCTGTCAGGCTCGTGCCTCTGTCATGGTCTACGACGACACCAGTAAAAAATGGGTGCCGATCAAACCGGGTCAGCAGGGCTTCAGTCGAatcaacatctaccacaacacgAGCAGCAACACCTTCCGCGTGGTGGGAGTCAAACTGCAGGACCAACAG gtGGTCATCAACTACTCCATCGTGAAGGGGCTGAAGTATAACCAGGCCACACCCACCTTCCATCAGTGGCGTGATGCGCGGCAGGTCTACGGACTCAACTTCGCCAGTAAAGAAGAGGCCACCACCTTCTCCAACGCCATGCTGTTCGCCCTCAACCTGCTGAGCAGCCAGGACggag GTCCAGCTGTTCAGCGTCAAGTCCAGAACGGGCCGAGTTCAGAAGAGCTGGAGGTCCAGAGACG GCAAATGGagatgcagcagcagcagatgcAGGCTCACATCGAGCGGGAGAGACGGTCGTCTAACTCAG GTTCCCCGTTTCAGGGTCACCCTGCAGTGCTGTCTGTAGCTCCTCCCATTGTGGCCCCGCCTCCTTTGTTGATGGGCGGTCCCTGTCCCCCTCCGCCTCCCCCCCCTGGGCCGCCTCCCCCTTCTGCCGGAGCTCCGCCCCCTCCTCCGCCTCCTCTGCCTGTGGGTGGGTACGGAGGCCACGCCCAGGACGATAGCAACGCCCCCACGGGTCTGGCCGCCATGATCGCCGGAGCCAAACTGCGCCGAGTGCAGCGG cCGGAGGAGAACTCTACGTCTGGAGCCAAAAACGAAGCCAACCGAACCAGTGGAGGCAGCGGAGGACTGATGGAGGAGATGAACGCTCTGCTCGCTCGcag ACGGAAAGCAGCAGACGAGAAGAAGGACGGAGAAAGCCAAAAC AACGCCTCAG ACGCAGTGAAGAAACCCTGGGACCGAGCCAATTCAGCCGAGAGATCCTCACTGGTGTCCAG ggtcCGCCCCGTGGGCAGCATCGGAGACTCAGACGCCTTAGACTTCGACAGAATGAAACAG GAAATCCTGGAAGAAGTGGTCCGTGAGCTGCACAAGGTGAAGGACGAGATCATCGACG cCATTAGACATGAACTCAGTAGAATCAGCACCACATAA
- the evlb gene encoding enah/Vasp-like b isoform X1, translating to MIMDINVPAHRFYFPQIYCEPGAPLADIKISEQSICQARASVMVYDDTSKKWVPIKPGQQGFSRINIYHNTSSNTFRVVGVKLQDQQVVINYSIVKGLKYNQATPTFHQWRDARQVYGLNFASKEEATTFSNAMLFALNLLSSQDGGPAVQRQVQNGPSSEELEVQRRQMEMQQQQMQAHIERERRSSNSGSPFQGHPAVLSVAPPIVAPPPLLMGGPCPPPPPPPGPPPPSAGAPPPPPPPLPVGGYGGHAQDDSNAPTGLAAMIAGAKLRRVQRPEENSTSGAKNEANRTSGGSGGLMEEMNALLARRRKAADEKKDGESQNDDAGSRGQNASDAVKKPWDRANSAERSSLVSRVRPVGSIGDSDALDFDRMKQEILEEVVRELHKVKDEIIDAIRHELSRISTT from the exons ATGATCATGGATATTAACGTCCCAGCTCACCGCTTCTATTTCCCACAGATCTACTGTGAGCCCGGAGCGCCGCTCGCCGACATCAAGATCAG TGAGCAGAGCATCTGTCAGGCTCGTGCCTCTGTCATGGTCTACGACGACACCAGTAAAAAATGGGTGCCGATCAAACCGGGTCAGCAGGGCTTCAGTCGAatcaacatctaccacaacacgAGCAGCAACACCTTCCGCGTGGTGGGAGTCAAACTGCAGGACCAACAG gtGGTCATCAACTACTCCATCGTGAAGGGGCTGAAGTATAACCAGGCCACACCCACCTTCCATCAGTGGCGTGATGCGCGGCAGGTCTACGGACTCAACTTCGCCAGTAAAGAAGAGGCCACCACCTTCTCCAACGCCATGCTGTTCGCCCTCAACCTGCTGAGCAGCCAGGACggag GTCCAGCTGTTCAGCGTCAAGTCCAGAACGGGCCGAGTTCAGAAGAGCTGGAGGTCCAGAGACG GCAAATGGagatgcagcagcagcagatgcAGGCTCACATCGAGCGGGAGAGACGGTCGTCTAACTCAG GTTCCCCGTTTCAGGGTCACCCTGCAGTGCTGTCTGTAGCTCCTCCCATTGTGGCCCCGCCTCCTTTGTTGATGGGCGGTCCCTGTCCCCCTCCGCCTCCCCCCCCTGGGCCGCCTCCCCCTTCTGCCGGAGCTCCGCCCCCTCCTCCGCCTCCTCTGCCTGTGGGTGGGTACGGAGGCCACGCCCAGGACGATAGCAACGCCCCCACGGGTCTGGCCGCCATGATCGCCGGAGCCAAACTGCGCCGAGTGCAGCGG cCGGAGGAGAACTCTACGTCTGGAGCCAAAAACGAAGCCAACCGAACCAGTGGAGGCAGCGGAGGACTGATGGAGGAGATGAACGCTCTGCTCGCTCGcag ACGGAAAGCAGCAGACGAGAAGAAGGACGGAGAAAGCCAAAAC GACGATGCGGGTTCTCGTGGACAGAACGCCTCAG ACGCAGTGAAGAAACCCTGGGACCGAGCCAATTCAGCCGAGAGATCCTCACTGGTGTCCAG ggtcCGCCCCGTGGGCAGCATCGGAGACTCAGACGCCTTAGACTTCGACAGAATGAAACAG GAAATCCTGGAAGAAGTGGTCCGTGAGCTGCACAAGGTGAAGGACGAGATCATCGACG cCATTAGACATGAACTCAGTAGAATCAGCACCACATAA
- the evlb gene encoding enah/Vasp-like b isoform X3, protein MSEQSICQARASVMVYDDTSKKWVPIKPGQQGFSRINIYHNTSSNTFRVVGVKLQDQQVVINYSIVKGLKYNQATPTFHQWRDARQVYGLNFASKEEATTFSNAMLFALNLLSSQDGGPAVQRQVQNGPSSEELEVQRRQMEMQQQQMQAHIERERRSSNSGSPFQGHPAVLSVAPPIVAPPPLLMGGPCPPPPPPPGPPPPSAGAPPPPPPPLPVGGYGGHAQDDSNAPTGLAAMIAGAKLRRVQRPEENSTSGAKNEANRTSGGSGGLMEEMNALLARRRKAADEKKDGESQNDDAGSRGQNASDAVKKPWDRANSAERSSLVSRVRPVGSIGDSDALDFDRMKQEILEEVVRELHKVKDEIIDAIRHELSRISTT, encoded by the exons TGAGCAGAGCATCTGTCAGGCTCGTGCCTCTGTCATGGTCTACGACGACACCAGTAAAAAATGGGTGCCGATCAAACCGGGTCAGCAGGGCTTCAGTCGAatcaacatctaccacaacacgAGCAGCAACACCTTCCGCGTGGTGGGAGTCAAACTGCAGGACCAACAG gtGGTCATCAACTACTCCATCGTGAAGGGGCTGAAGTATAACCAGGCCACACCCACCTTCCATCAGTGGCGTGATGCGCGGCAGGTCTACGGACTCAACTTCGCCAGTAAAGAAGAGGCCACCACCTTCTCCAACGCCATGCTGTTCGCCCTCAACCTGCTGAGCAGCCAGGACggag GTCCAGCTGTTCAGCGTCAAGTCCAGAACGGGCCGAGTTCAGAAGAGCTGGAGGTCCAGAGACG GCAAATGGagatgcagcagcagcagatgcAGGCTCACATCGAGCGGGAGAGACGGTCGTCTAACTCAG GTTCCCCGTTTCAGGGTCACCCTGCAGTGCTGTCTGTAGCTCCTCCCATTGTGGCCCCGCCTCCTTTGTTGATGGGCGGTCCCTGTCCCCCTCCGCCTCCCCCCCCTGGGCCGCCTCCCCCTTCTGCCGGAGCTCCGCCCCCTCCTCCGCCTCCTCTGCCTGTGGGTGGGTACGGAGGCCACGCCCAGGACGATAGCAACGCCCCCACGGGTCTGGCCGCCATGATCGCCGGAGCCAAACTGCGCCGAGTGCAGCGG cCGGAGGAGAACTCTACGTCTGGAGCCAAAAACGAAGCCAACCGAACCAGTGGAGGCAGCGGAGGACTGATGGAGGAGATGAACGCTCTGCTCGCTCGcag ACGGAAAGCAGCAGACGAGAAGAAGGACGGAGAAAGCCAAAAC GACGATGCGGGTTCTCGTGGACAGAACGCCTCAG ACGCAGTGAAGAAACCCTGGGACCGAGCCAATTCAGCCGAGAGATCCTCACTGGTGTCCAG ggtcCGCCCCGTGGGCAGCATCGGAGACTCAGACGCCTTAGACTTCGACAGAATGAAACAG GAAATCCTGGAAGAAGTGGTCCGTGAGCTGCACAAGGTGAAGGACGAGATCATCGACG cCATTAGACATGAACTCAGTAGAATCAGCACCACATAA
- the evlb gene encoding enah/Vasp-like b isoform X4 produces the protein MVYDDTSKKWVPIKPGQQGFSRINIYHNTSSNTFRVVGVKLQDQQVVINYSIVKGLKYNQATPTFHQWRDARQVYGLNFASKEEATTFSNAMLFALNLLSSQDGGPAVQRQVQNGPSSEELEVQRRQMEMQQQQMQAHIERERRSSNSGSPFQGHPAVLSVAPPIVAPPPLLMGGPCPPPPPPPGPPPPSAGAPPPPPPPLPVGGYGGHAQDDSNAPTGLAAMIAGAKLRRVQRPEENSTSGAKNEANRTSGGSGGLMEEMNALLARRRKAADEKKDGESQNDDAGSRGQNASDAVKKPWDRANSAERSSLVSRVRPVGSIGDSDALDFDRMKQEILEEVVRELHKVKDEIIDAIRHELSRISTT, from the exons ATGGTCTACGACGACACCAGTAAAAAATGGGTGCCGATCAAACCGGGTCAGCAGGGCTTCAGTCGAatcaacatctaccacaacacgAGCAGCAACACCTTCCGCGTGGTGGGAGTCAAACTGCAGGACCAACAG gtGGTCATCAACTACTCCATCGTGAAGGGGCTGAAGTATAACCAGGCCACACCCACCTTCCATCAGTGGCGTGATGCGCGGCAGGTCTACGGACTCAACTTCGCCAGTAAAGAAGAGGCCACCACCTTCTCCAACGCCATGCTGTTCGCCCTCAACCTGCTGAGCAGCCAGGACggag GTCCAGCTGTTCAGCGTCAAGTCCAGAACGGGCCGAGTTCAGAAGAGCTGGAGGTCCAGAGACG GCAAATGGagatgcagcagcagcagatgcAGGCTCACATCGAGCGGGAGAGACGGTCGTCTAACTCAG GTTCCCCGTTTCAGGGTCACCCTGCAGTGCTGTCTGTAGCTCCTCCCATTGTGGCCCCGCCTCCTTTGTTGATGGGCGGTCCCTGTCCCCCTCCGCCTCCCCCCCCTGGGCCGCCTCCCCCTTCTGCCGGAGCTCCGCCCCCTCCTCCGCCTCCTCTGCCTGTGGGTGGGTACGGAGGCCACGCCCAGGACGATAGCAACGCCCCCACGGGTCTGGCCGCCATGATCGCCGGAGCCAAACTGCGCCGAGTGCAGCGG cCGGAGGAGAACTCTACGTCTGGAGCCAAAAACGAAGCCAACCGAACCAGTGGAGGCAGCGGAGGACTGATGGAGGAGATGAACGCTCTGCTCGCTCGcag ACGGAAAGCAGCAGACGAGAAGAAGGACGGAGAAAGCCAAAAC GACGATGCGGGTTCTCGTGGACAGAACGCCTCAG ACGCAGTGAAGAAACCCTGGGACCGAGCCAATTCAGCCGAGAGATCCTCACTGGTGTCCAG ggtcCGCCCCGTGGGCAGCATCGGAGACTCAGACGCCTTAGACTTCGACAGAATGAAACAG GAAATCCTGGAAGAAGTGGTCCGTGAGCTGCACAAGGTGAAGGACGAGATCATCGACG cCATTAGACATGAACTCAGTAGAATCAGCACCACATAA